The DNA region GCATGGCAGTGGGCAGCTCATTCCAAAGTGGCTGCACTTGAATGAAATCGTACGCACTGGTAAACCGGTGCAGGCGGTCAATCAGGAGGAAGACGGCAGCGATTTCTTTCAGCAGTTCGTCGTCGATATCTTCCCCATGAGTTATCCCTCGGCAAGGACGCTGGCGAAGGAGCTGGCGTTGGATGAGACGGGAGCGGAGGTGCGTGTGCTGGATCTGGCGGCGGGCTCAGGAGTGTGGGGCATTGCGCTGGCCGAGAGTTCAGAGCGCGTGGCGGTGACAGCGGTGGATTGGGGCGACGTGCTGCCGGTGACGCAGAAGATGGTGGAGCGCTTCGGGCTGACGGACCGGTTCAGCTTCGTCGCCGGAGACCTCATGGAGGCGGACTTCGGGCACGGCCATAACGTTGCAACGCTAGGTCACATTCTGCATAGCGAGGGCGAGGCCAGGAGTCGAGCCTTGCTGCGGAAGACGTTCGACGCGCTGGCGCCGGGCGGAACGATTGTGATCGCCGAGTTCCTTGTGAACGAGGAGCGGACTGCGCCGCTGGGCAGCCTGTTCTTCGCGGCGAACATGCTGGTGAATACGGAAAATGGCGATACGTACTCGTTCGAAGAGATTGCAGGCTGGTTGAAGGATGCGGGATTTACCAATCCGCGTCTGCTGGACGCTCCGGGACCTTCGCCGCTGGTTCTAGCGACGAAGCCGTAGGTCGGATTTCAAAGCGATTACCAGGCGATGTAGACGGCTTTCTTGATCCACTGCGGGTTGTTGATCTGCTGCATCATGAAGTCGGCCACGTCTTCGCGGGAGATGCGGCTGGCGTTGGGCGGCAGAGCGTCGGGGTCGATACGCCACTTGCCGCGGCCGCGGCTGTTGGTGAGCATCGGCGGCATCGCCATGGTCCAGTCGAGGTCGCTGGCTGAGAGCGCAGCGTACTGGGCGCGCTGCGAGGCCACGGGCCACTTCAGGAAGGTGTTGTAGACGAGGTGCTCGACGATCCAGCGGCGCCAGGCCGGCTGCTTATCGAGCGCGTCGGGCTTTGCCCCGGCGGAGCCGAGGACGATGATACGGCGAACGCCCTTCTGCTGCATGGCTGCGACGATCACTGGGACGGCGCGCTCAAGAACATCCTCTTTTTTCAGCGACTTTGCGCCGAGCGCGGAGAGGACCACGTCTGCGCCTTCGATGGTCTGGGCGACGGCTGCGGGGTCGAAGACGCTGCCGTTTACCGCGTGGACCGCTATGCGCAGAGGAAAGGTCTCGGGATGGCGCAGCAGCGCGGTGACCTCATAACCGGCATCGAAACAGCGCTTGGTGAGCAGGCGTCCGGTCGCTCCGCTGGCTCCGAAGATGGCGATCTTCATAGAAGGCTCCTTTCAGATTTTGAACGACTTATCCTCAGCGTTATTGGATGTGTGTGAAAAACATGTGTATGGCAACTACCTCATTCCGTGTTGCTTTGACGGTATTCCCACGCTGGGGACCAGTCTTCTCAGAATTGCCGGATGTTGCCTGTGGAGAAAACGGATAACGAGGCCGACTTTGTGCAACGGGTGTCCAGTCTTCCTTGAGATGCGTTTTTCGGCGGCGGGTTTTCTAAAACCGGGACCAGAGTTAAGTCGATGACCTATCGATAGATAGGAGAGATATCCACTTTTCCAGCGACAATGATTATGAGTATGAGTATTTGTACTGTTTAAGTCTTGTTTCATAACAACACTCGCGCCTTGGCAGCAGGTTTGTGCGCTGGGGGAGAGTGCACGGCGGCTCACACAACGACCCTGCTTTCCACAAAGAATCCTGTCGCCTTCGAGAGCCGTTCGCCCCTAGAATCAGGGAATCAGGAAACGGGCCGAAGCCGGGGCGCGGAAAACACGCAGGCTGCGATTCGGTGTAAAGTTTTTGCAAGCGTTCCAGACGAAATTTGACGACTGAGATTCAGGGAGAACCCGACCGTGACGATCGCTACCCAGGAGCACCCGATGGACGAGACGACCGCAGCAGCAGCCCCCACCGGCAACCTCGAAATCACCGTGTCGCGCGCCGAGTTGCTGCGCGAGCTGACGGCGGCGCAGTCGGTGGTGGAGCGCAAGACGACGATCCCGATCCTGTCGAATTTTCTGTTCGAAGCGGCTGACGACAAGCTGACGATCACGGCGACCGATCTGGACCAGAGCCTGCGGACGAGCTGCGTGGCCAAGGTGAAGAAGCCGGGCGCCTGCACGATTCCGGCGCGCAAGCTGTACGACTACATCAAGCTGCTGCCCGAGGGAGAAATCTCTCTCAAACTGATGGACAACCATTGGGTACAGATTCGCGCTGGCCGCTCGAACACGAAGATGGTGGGCATGGCGCGGGCGAACTTCCCTCAGGTGCCGGAGTTTCCGGCTTCATCGGCGGTGAAGATTTCCGTGCCTGCTTTGAAGAACATGGTTTCGAAGACGATCTTCGCGATCTCGAACGAGGAGTCGCGCTACACGCTGAACGGTGCGCTGCTGGTGCTGAAGGCAGAGTCGATGGCGATGGTGGCGACGGATGGTCATCGGCTGGCGCACATCGAAAAGCTGGGGGAGACGCTGGAGGGAATCTCGGGCGAGAAGAAGACGCTGATTCCGCGCAAGGCGCTGGCTGAGATTGCCGGATTGCTGGGAAGCACCGATGCGGAGACGCTGGAGTTCGCGGACGACGACCAGACGCTGTTCTTCAAGATCGGCGGGCGCGTGCTGACCAGCCGCAAGCTGACCGGACAGTTCCCGAACTACGAGGCTGTGCTGCCGCGCGACAACACTAAGTTTGTGATCGTGCGCTCGGAAGACCTGATGAGTTCGATCCAGCGCGTGGCGCAGTTCGCGGATGAGCGGTCGGGCGCGATCAAGATTCGGCTGGAGCAGAATGAGCTGAAGTTGTCGTCGTCTTCGACGGATGCGGGCGAGTCGGAGGACACCATTGAGACACCGTACAACTACGATCCTCTGGTGGTTGGATTCAACAGCCAGTATCTGATCGACTTCCTCAAGGCGATTGGAAATACCGGCGAGGTGCGGCTGGAGTTCAAGGACGCGCAGAGCGCTGGGCAGATGCGGCCCGAGGACGCGAATGAGGATGTGAAGTACCGGTATATTTTGATGCCGATGCGGATCTGACGATTTGCCAAGTCGCGTTTCCAGGCCGGTTGCTCCTGGAAACGTGACTGCTTATTTCACTGAGGGGCTGTCGTCCGCTTTCAGGTCGCCAAGCGCGTATTGAATCCCAGCTCGAATGTGCTCCAGCATCGGCGTCATGGCATACACCCGATCACTGTGGCCGTGCCCTTCGTAGAAAACTCGCCCCTTGCCCTCGCGGCGAATATAACTCAAGGCATAATCGGCATCGGTTCGCGGATTCACTTCTTTTGCTTTATCTGCAGCGCTCATCTTGCCGTAGTCAATACTCGTCAGTACATGCACGTTTTTCCGCGAGAACGATTCCTGCTCGAATGTGTATGTCTCATCATGGATCTCGAACTCCTTACCATGGAACATAGCCGTCAAAGGACTGTTCGGGTCATCAATCTTGACAGTAATCAGTTGCGGATCGGGCCAGTGAAATTTGAAGTAACCGCCAATGAGCTTATTGAACTCCGGCCATTGCAGTACAGGTTTCGATTCCAGATGCAGACGACGCATGTCCGGTGGGGGTAACAATGAATTGAAATGCGCCACGAAATCGGCGCGGGTGACCTTACCCGTATTGCCGGTATCCAACTTCTGGAACCAATCATCGGCAAGTGCGGCCCACTCCTGCCGACTGACGGTTTCGTCGTTATCCTTGTCGGCTGCTGTGACGAGCCGGGAAGCTAAAACCAACGCTCCTAGGTTCCGTCCGGTACTGCCGTTCTTTGCAGCAGCCTCACTTGCCAGGCAATCGGTGTGGTACGAGTCTGTCGCCGCGTGTATTGCGGCAACGCCCTTTCCACCTCTCACGAAATCCAGAAATGCCGCTCGCCGCGCGGCCGTAACGGCGGGATTCGGATCGTCAAGAAAACACGCAGTTGTGCTGTCCAGGAAAATGGCGTCGTATTTCTTGAGATTATCGGTGTTGATATCCGCGGCGTCGTAACTGACAGTAGTGGTCCATAAACCGCCTCGGTTCCCCAGTGCTTCTACCGCCTTCGCAGCCAACGGGATGGAGGCATGCACGAACCCTCCAGCGCCCGTATGGGCCAGCACCAGCACTCTGCGTTCGTGTATCGGTTTGCTACCCGGGGTAGTCGGTAAGGCTGCCATCATGGCGTCCACAGCAGCTTGCGATACCGGGATCGGCGTCGAGTTACCGGCCGGATTGAAAGTGTTGGCTTGCCCGGGCTTCACGGCGGGCGGCGCCGGCAGCAACTTGCTGATTCCGGCCAAAATCTGAGACTGGGTAAGAGTCCGGCTATTTGTGTCGTCCCAGGCTGTAAACCAGGAGTTGAAGCCAGACTCCAGTTCGGGCCGAGTCAGCGTTCCATCCTTATGGGTGTCGAGGGCAGCAAATAGCGCCTGAGCTGTTTGGCCACCGCGCGGTGCCTGCGCTCGTAGATCCGCGATACCGAATGCGAGCAGTACAGCAGCGCCAGTCGAGATACAAGTCGTTGCGATAAATCTGGTTTGTCTCATAAATTCCGTCGGAGTGAGTGTATATCGAATGGGATCTTCGAGTCGCGGCAAAAAAATTGACGGTTTTGGCGATTTGGAGAAGACGCGGGACATCAAGCAGAATTTGTTTTGAGCGATGATGCTGGATGAGTGACTCGGCCTGATATCGCCATTTCAATCGCGGTCGCTAGTCCGATATGGCGACAACTCGCAAAAGTGGATGGCAGGACCCTGCGCCCTTTTCCCTGGATCTCAATCGCATGAGCTCGCTCTGTGAGGGCTACGCCTGTTGGTAGCAAGGATGGAGCACAGGCATCATCGAGCGAAGAGATTGAGTGGAACAGCTTCGCCCATTGCTTTATATCCAGCGGGTGATGGATGCAGGTGATCTCCGGAATCGAAGGCGGGAAGCAGATGGTCGGGGTGGTGCGGATCGCGCACCACGCTGTCGAAGTCGATGACTGCGTCGAAGTGGCCCGCTGCACGAATCCACGCGTTGACCGCTTGGCGATCGGCCTCACTGAGCGGACCGGGATGGTAGTAGTCTGACCCCACATATGGTGTTATGGTCGCGCCAAATACACGCAGCCCATGGGCGTGGGCGCGGAGAACAATCTGCTCGTCGGCGGACAGGACGC from Edaphobacter paludis includes:
- a CDS encoding methyltransferase — its product is MSTSASAVTPERIMQFAWGYVPPLVLESAIHHRVFDVLDSGPMTVKEVSVATGASERGLRAIMNVLVGLNFLSRGEEGRYALTPESEAFLVSTKPGFQGGVLRHGSGQLIPKWLHLNEIVRTGKPVQAVNQEEDGSDFFQQFVVDIFPMSYPSARTLAKELALDETGAEVRVLDLAAGSGVWGIALAESSERVAVTAVDWGDVLPVTQKMVERFGLTDRFSFVAGDLMEADFGHGHNVATLGHILHSEGEARSRALLRKTFDALAPGGTIVIAEFLVNEERTAPLGSLFFAANMLVNTENGDTYSFEEIAGWLKDAGFTNPRLLDAPGPSPLVLATKP
- a CDS encoding SDR family oxidoreductase; protein product: MKIAIFGASGATGRLLTKRCFDAGYEVTALLRHPETFPLRIAVHAVNGSVFDPAAVAQTIEGADVVLSALGAKSLKKEDVLERAVPVIVAAMQQKGVRRIIVLGSAGAKPDALDKQPAWRRWIVEHLVYNTFLKWPVASQRAQYAALSASDLDWTMAMPPMLTNSRGRGKWRIDPDALPPNASRISREDVADFMMQQINNPQWIKKAVYIAW
- the dnaN gene encoding DNA polymerase III subunit beta, coding for MDETTAAAAPTGNLEITVSRAELLRELTAAQSVVERKTTIPILSNFLFEAADDKLTITATDLDQSLRTSCVAKVKKPGACTIPARKLYDYIKLLPEGEISLKLMDNHWVQIRAGRSNTKMVGMARANFPQVPEFPASSAVKISVPALKNMVSKTIFAISNEESRYTLNGALLVLKAESMAMVATDGHRLAHIEKLGETLEGISGEKKTLIPRKALAEIAGLLGSTDAETLEFADDDQTLFFKIGGRVLTSRKLTGQFPNYEAVLPRDNTKFVIVRSEDLMSSIQRVAQFADERSGAIKIRLEQNELKLSSSSTDAGESEDTIETPYNYDPLVVGFNSQYLIDFLKAIGNTGEVRLEFKDAQSAGQMRPEDANEDVKYRYILMPMRI
- a CDS encoding ThuA domain-containing protein, coding for MRQTRFIATTCISTGAAVLLAFGIADLRAQAPRGGQTAQALFAALDTHKDGTLTRPELESGFNSWFTAWDDTNSRTLTQSQILAGISKLLPAPPAVKPGQANTFNPAGNSTPIPVSQAAVDAMMAALPTTPGSKPIHERRVLVLAHTGAGGFVHASIPLAAKAVEALGNRGGLWTTTVSYDAADINTDNLKKYDAIFLDSTTACFLDDPNPAVTAARRAAFLDFVRGGKGVAAIHAATDSYHTDCLASEAAAKNGSTGRNLGALVLASRLVTAADKDNDETVSRQEWAALADDWFQKLDTGNTGKVTRADFVAHFNSLLPPPDMRRLHLESKPVLQWPEFNKLIGGYFKFHWPDPQLITVKIDDPNSPLTAMFHGKEFEIHDETYTFEQESFSRKNVHVLTSIDYGKMSAADKAKEVNPRTDADYALSYIRREGKGRVFYEGHGHSDRVYAMTPMLEHIRAGIQYALGDLKADDSPSVK